A window from Cryptomeria japonica chromosome 1, Sugi_1.0, whole genome shotgun sequence encodes these proteins:
- the LOC131856082 gene encoding putative receptor protein kinase ZmPK1, giving the protein MAFAKHFSHCLGLLCLFLTSTLFHASFISSQRLALGYSSPSPETNHTLLLSPDGIFSAGFHRVGINAYGFAVWYSNTPSTLVWMANRDQPVNGRKSRFRLQRDGDLVLHNADGTVIWRTNTRALSVKEAALLNTGNLVLRSSSGQILWQSFDSPTDTLLPDQRFSNNAQLISRMDNLTYKSGYHRLYFNDENYLALIYQGFNVSSRYWPKPWLSGFDSGRRYYNLSRLAVLDEFGGFSSSDQFSFRASDYGKGPKRRLTMDIDGNLRLYSLDRKRNSWNITWTAMAEQCRVHGLCGRNGVCIYNPEPKCVCPPGYERVDSTDWFKGCRVIKKFSCTPNSSKFLQLLHTDFYGFDNRGFADAVSFEKCKETCAIDCDCVGFGYMLKSTGHCYPKSLLINGYQSPGIRSHMYLKISVRDSSATNISSLSTLLHSDTLRCSKLPIAPNSTVQPNVSLPIAATKRTRNQAIVLMASFVSAIGVAELFA; this is encoded by the coding sequence ATGGCCTTCGCAAAACACTTTTCTCATTGCCTTGGCCTGTTATGTCTCTTCTTAACATCTACACTTTTTCATGCTTCCTTCATATCTTCCCAGCGCCTGGCATTAGGATACTCCTCCCCCTCACCCGAAACTAACcacactctcctcctctctcccgaTGGCATATTTTCCGCTGGGTTTCATCGTGTCGGAATTAACGCCTATGGTTTCGCTGTATGGTATTCTAATACACCATCTACACTCGTGTGGATGGCCAACAGAGATCAACCTGTTAATGGAAGGAAATCTCGTTTCCGTCTTCAAAGAGACGGGGACTTGGTCCTACACAATGCAGATGGAACCGTCATATGGAGGACTAACACCAGAGCTCTCTCTGTCAAGGAAGCTGCTCTTCTTAACACTGGAAATCTTGTACTACGCAGCTCTTCTGGACAAATACTTTGGCAGAGCTTTGATTCTCCTACTGATACGCTCCTTCCAGACCAGCGGTTCTCCAACAATGCACAGCTGATATCCAGAATGGATAATCTCACCTACAAATCCGGTTACCATCGTCTCTACTTCAATGATGAGAACTATCTCGCCCTCATTTATCAAGGTTTCAATGTCTCCAGTAGGTATTGGCCTAAACCTTGGCTGAGTGGATTTGATAGTGGCAGAAGATATTATAACCTTAGTCGCTTAGCAGTTCTTGACGAATTCGGTGGGTTCAGTTCTAGCGACCAGTTCAGTTTTCGTGCCTCAGACTACGGAAAAGGCCCCAAAAGAAGATTGACCATGGATATCGATGGCAACCTGAGATTGTATAGTCTGGACAGGAAGCGTAACAGCTGGAATATTACCTGGACAGCAATGGCAGAGCAGTGCAGAGTTCATGGTTTATGTGGGCGCAATGGTGTGTGCATATATAATCCAGAGCCCAAGTGTGTGTGTCCCCCGGGTTATGAAAGGGTAGATTCAACTGATTGGTTCAAAGGTTGCCGGGTGATTAAGAAATTCTCATGCACTCCAAATAGTTCCAAGTTTCTTCAACTTCTGCACACAGATTTTTATGGTTTTGACAATCGTGGGTTTGCAGATGCGGTGTCGTTTGAAAAGTGCAAGGAAACTTGTGCAATTGATTGCGATTGTGTAGGGTTTGGTTACATGCTCAAGAGTACAGGACATTGTTACCCCAAGTCTCTACTTATCAATGGGTATCAATCTCCTGGGATTAGAAGCCACATGTATCTAAAAATATCTGTTAGGGATTCCTCAGCTACTAACATCTCATCTCTGTCGACTTTGTTGCACTCTGACACACTGCGATGTTCGAAATTGCCCATTGCACCGAACTCCACTGTCCAACCAAACGTCAGCTTGCCCATTGCTGCAACGAAGAGAACAAGAAATCAGGCAATTGTTCTCATGGCATCTTTTGTTTCTGCTATTGGGGTCGCAGAATTGTTTGCATAG
- the LOC131036608 gene encoding G-type lectin S-receptor-like serine/threonine-protein kinase At1g34300, with product MIGRVNHINLVRMFGFCAEGKHRLLVFEYVENGSLDKHSFTQNSSMVLDWKKRLQNAVGTAKGLAYLHEECLEWILHCDVKPQNILLDEQFQAKVSDFGLAKFVDSGQGRDRALNFSTIRGTPGYLAPEWTMNLPITAKADVYSFGILLLELVSGREAAKFNVGRSGVNFVQWAFENGKAGKWMCDMVDSKLAETDGLTCEDMREVERVLKTALLCVEQDRDYRPTMSEVVEMLTAE from the coding sequence ATGATTGGCAGAGTAAATCACATTAATTTGGTTCGCATGTTTGGGTTTTGTGCAGAGGGAAAGCATAGGCTTCTGGTTTTTGAGTATGTGGAGAATGGGTCTCTGGATAAGCACAGCTTCACACAAAACAGTTCGATGGTTTTGGACTGGAAGAAACGACTTCAAAATGCGGTGGGGACGGCCAAAGGGTTGGCTTATCTGCACGAAGAATGCCTGGAATGGATTCTGCATTGTGACGTGAAACCCCAGAACATTCTTCTGGACGAGCAGTTTCAAGCCAAAGTCTCCGACTTCGGACTGGCAAAGTTTGTAGACAGTGGTCAAGGCAGAGATCGTGCTCTCAACTTCTCCACAATTAGAGGGACGCCAGGGTATTTGGCACCCGAGTGGACAATGAATCTTCCCATCACAGCAAAGGCTGACGTTTATAGCTTTGGCATTCTTCTGTTGGAATTAGTGAGCGGGCGAGAAGCTGCGAAATTCAATGTGGGCAGGTCCGGGGTTAATTTTGTGCAGTGGGCGTTTGAGAATGGCAAAGCAGGAAAATGGATGTGCGATATGGTAGATTCGAAGCTGGCAGAGACAGATGGATTGACGTGTGAGGATATGAGGGAGGTGGAAAGAGTCCTTAAGACGGCATTGCTATGCGTGGAGCAGGACAGGGATTACAGGCCTACAATGAGTGAGGTTGTGGAGATGCTGACGGCAGAGTGA